In the Rutidosis leptorrhynchoides isolate AG116_Rl617_1_P2 unplaced genomic scaffold, CSIRO_AGI_Rlap_v1 contig571, whole genome shotgun sequence genome, one interval contains:
- the LOC139884569 gene encoding actin-depolymerizing factor 7 isoform X1, with product MSYKRVTRANAASGMAVDDECKLKFLELKSKRNYRFIVFRIDSQKVVVDRLGSPDETYDDFTASLPANECRYAVYDFDFTTNENCQKSKIFFVAWSPDISMVRMKMVYASSKDRFKRELDGIQVELQATDPSEMSMDIVKARAL from the exons ATGAGCTACAAGAGGGTTACTAGG GCGAACGCAGCGTCAGGAATGGCAGTGGATGATGAGTGTAAGCTCAAGTTCTTGGAACTGAAATCAAAGCGGAACTATAGGTTCATTGTGTTCAGGATAGACTCTCAAAAGGTTGTTGTGGACAGACTTGGAAGCCCTGATGAAACCTACGACGATTTCACTGCTTCTCTCCCTGCCAACGAGTGTCGCTATGCTGTCTATGATTTTGATTTCACCACCAATGAAAACTGCCAGAAAAGCAAGATCTTCTTCGTTGCATG GTCACCGGATATATCAATGGTGAGGATGAAGATGGTGTATGCAAGCTCCAAGGATAGATTCAAGAGGGAATTGGATGGCATTCAAGTCGAGTTGCAAGCAACAGATCCTAGTGAAATGAGCATGGACATTGTTAAAGCCCGAGCTCTTTAG
- the LOC139884569 gene encoding actin-depolymerizing factor 7 isoform X3, producing MVEANAASGMAVDDECKLKFLELKSKRNYRFIVFRIDSQKVVVDRLGSPDETYDDFTASLPANECRYAVYDFDFTTNENCQKSKIFFVAWSPDISMVRMKMVYASSKDRFKRELDGIQVELQATDPSEMSMDIVKARAL from the exons ATGGTAGAA GCGAACGCAGCGTCAGGAATGGCAGTGGATGATGAGTGTAAGCTCAAGTTCTTGGAACTGAAATCAAAGCGGAACTATAGGTTCATTGTGTTCAGGATAGACTCTCAAAAGGTTGTTGTGGACAGACTTGGAAGCCCTGATGAAACCTACGACGATTTCACTGCTTCTCTCCCTGCCAACGAGTGTCGCTATGCTGTCTATGATTTTGATTTCACCACCAATGAAAACTGCCAGAAAAGCAAGATCTTCTTCGTTGCATG GTCACCGGATATATCAATGGTGAGGATGAAGATGGTGTATGCAAGCTCCAAGGATAGATTCAAGAGGGAATTGGATGGCATTCAAGTCGAGTTGCAAGCAACAGATCCTAGTGAAATGAGCATGGACATTGTTAAAGCCCGAGCTCTTTAG
- the LOC139884569 gene encoding actin-depolymerizing factor 7 isoform X2, with translation MSYKRANAASGMAVDDECKLKFLELKSKRNYRFIVFRIDSQKVVVDRLGSPDETYDDFTASLPANECRYAVYDFDFTTNENCQKSKIFFVAWSPDISMVRMKMVYASSKDRFKRELDGIQVELQATDPSEMSMDIVKARAL, from the exons ATGAGCTACAAGAGG GCGAACGCAGCGTCAGGAATGGCAGTGGATGATGAGTGTAAGCTCAAGTTCTTGGAACTGAAATCAAAGCGGAACTATAGGTTCATTGTGTTCAGGATAGACTCTCAAAAGGTTGTTGTGGACAGACTTGGAAGCCCTGATGAAACCTACGACGATTTCACTGCTTCTCTCCCTGCCAACGAGTGTCGCTATGCTGTCTATGATTTTGATTTCACCACCAATGAAAACTGCCAGAAAAGCAAGATCTTCTTCGTTGCATG GTCACCGGATATATCAATGGTGAGGATGAAGATGGTGTATGCAAGCTCCAAGGATAGATTCAAGAGGGAATTGGATGGCATTCAAGTCGAGTTGCAAGCAACAGATCCTAGTGAAATGAGCATGGACATTGTTAAAGCCCGAGCTCTTTAG